A window from Pseudobutyrivibrio ruminis HUN009 encodes these proteins:
- a CDS encoding TadE/TadG family type IV pilus assembly protein: protein MSQFHFKFVSQIKPFAPVLKMIVYINSLKKGNMPAFLNCKREDMEIPFYASFKKASYTIEAAIIMPLFISLMVFGMFIFRVLQVQSGIQQSIDFASRTMAVTLGNVANTGESNQDVNPNEQDPSVHGELSEAGLLAGTISLAAIEVAKNNVPLEFIDGGAIGLNFLGSEAEGNYIDLKVSYTMTFPVGLLGNLSFDVNQRARTRKWVGYDKAEYESDGRYVYITEHGSVYHVNYFCTYLNPSVHRVPKGEVKDKRNKSGAIYYECHRCKNKDENGFLYITDYGTSYHNDVNCTEIKHNIKKVLYEEVKDSMAPCSKCSAGEAHDEE from the coding sequence GTGTCTCAGTTTCACTTCAAATTTGTTTCCCAAATAAAACCATTTGCACCGGTTTTAAAAATGATTGTTTATATAAATAGTTTAAAGAAAGGTAATATGCCTGCGTTTCTTAACTGCAAAAGAGAAGATATGGAGATACCTTTTTATGCCTCCTTTAAGAAAGCTAGTTACACTATTGAAGCGGCCATAATAATGCCATTATTTATTTCATTGATGGTATTTGGAATGTTTATTTTTAGGGTGTTGCAGGTTCAGTCTGGTATCCAACAATCAATAGATTTTGCCAGTAGAACTATGGCAGTAACTCTTGGAAATGTAGCTAATACAGGCGAATCTAATCAGGATGTAAATCCAAATGAACAAGATCCATCTGTGCATGGAGAATTGTCCGAGGCAGGGCTTTTAGCGGGAACCATATCACTTGCAGCCATAGAAGTGGCAAAAAATAATGTACCACTAGAGTTTATAGATGGTGGTGCTATAGGTCTAAATTTTCTAGGAAGCGAAGCGGAAGGCAACTATATAGATTTAAAAGTCAGTTATACCATGACCTTTCCTGTTGGCTTGCTAGGAAATTTATCATTCGATGTAAATCAGCGTGCCAGAACAAGAAAATGGGTAGGGTATGATAAGGCAGAATATGAGTCCGATGGTCGTTATGTGTATATAACAGAACATGGGTCTGTTTATCATGTGAATTATTTTTGCACCTACCTTAATCCATCGGTGCACAGAGTGCCGAAGGGAGAGGTTAAGGACAAAAGAAATAAAAGCGGAGCAATTTATTATGAATGTCATAGATGCAAAAACAAGGATGAAAATGGCTTTTTGTACATTACAGATTACGGTACATCCTACCACAATGATGTGAATTGCACCGAGATTAAACACAACATAAAGAAGGTCCTTTATGAGGAAGTGAAGGATAGTATGGCACCTTGCAGTAAATGTTCTGCAGGGGAAGCTCATGATGAGGAGTAA
- a CDS encoding sortase B protein-sorting domain-containing protein has product METIGLAFLYGLTAMDDLKTKQVRVIEIIVFGILGILTNIIYRHHTLLSVLGGVGIGLLTIVFSYISKEKIGMGDAYIITVTGLYLGFIDTAVLLWLSSLLAAITGLVLIRKYDNPKIEIPFVPFLLIAYIIMYLIHTVGGIVL; this is encoded by the coding sequence ATGGAAACAATTGGATTGGCTTTTCTATACGGATTGACAGCTATGGATGATTTGAAAACAAAACAGGTACGGGTAATAGAAATAATAGTATTTGGGATTCTTGGAATACTAACAAATATAATCTACAGACACCATACATTACTTAGCGTATTAGGTGGAGTGGGAATAGGCCTTTTGACAATTGTATTTAGCTACATTTCAAAAGAAAAAATTGGAATGGGTGATGCTTATATCATAACAGTGACAGGTTTGTATTTAGGATTTATAGATACAGCAGTTTTGTTATGGCTCAGTTCTTTGCTGGCAGCAATTACAGGGCTAGTTTTAATACGTAAATACGATAATCCTAAAATAGAAATACCATTTGTCCCATTCCTTCTAATAGCCTATATAATCATGTATTTAATTCATACTGTAGGAGGAATTGTTTTATGA
- a CDS encoding DUF6382 domain-containing protein, producing the protein MEISYERKHNESFMVIDGNGKSIDYENKMINANRISSLLTMSSFALDGKEKRSYTISRKENLEDFIDAHDLNIEMLERIIINLQLALDEVGKYLIDEQHIWISKESVFLEKSNENYKLSLCYYPGEFGSVQEQFRQLMEFFLSKASQADRESAKQLYMAYDLCLKDDYTLEEIIDCLQDREYKEPFQDNAEYVQEPETERPEIYVEKVTLEEDPDMDYLANYYEDDEPKQSFVEKLLSATKDIISKRKSVKDEEDSYTEDFLVEPDYELEEKTVLLTEAKAVGKLVYDGNNNEDDFIINKEIFRIGSSRNNDAILKARTVSGNHGKITKEGDDFFLVDNNSLNGTLLNGNILSYRIPYKLKPMDIIQFASESYVFM; encoded by the coding sequence ATGGAAATAAGTTATGAACGAAAGCACAATGAAAGCTTTATGGTGATAGATGGTAATGGGAAAAGCATCGATTATGAGAACAAAATGATTAACGCCAACCGTATATCTTCTTTGTTAACCATGAGTAGCTTTGCATTGGATGGTAAGGAAAAGCGCAGTTATACAATAAGTCGAAAAGAGAATCTGGAGGACTTTATTGATGCCCATGATTTAAATATAGAAATGCTGGAGCGAATTATCATAAATTTGCAGCTGGCACTTGATGAAGTAGGAAAGTATCTTATCGATGAGCAGCATATTTGGATAAGTAAAGAATCTGTCTTCTTGGAGAAATCTAACGAGAATTACAAGCTTAGCCTTTGCTATTATCCTGGAGAGTTTGGCTCAGTTCAGGAACAGTTTAGGCAACTGATGGAATTTTTCCTTTCAAAGGCATCCCAGGCTGATAGGGAATCTGCAAAGCAATTGTATATGGCATACGATTTATGTCTGAAGGATGATTACACATTAGAAGAAATAATTGATTGCCTTCAAGATAGAGAATACAAAGAACCATTTCAGGATAATGCTGAATATGTGCAGGAGCCCGAAACAGAACGACCTGAGATTTACGTAGAGAAGGTCACTTTGGAAGAGGACCCTGATATGGATTACCTGGCAAATTATTATGAAGATGATGAGCCAAAGCAGTCTTTTGTAGAAAAGCTGTTATCAGCAACAAAAGATATTATTTCAAAAAGAAAATCGGTAAAAGATGAAGAGGACTCATACACTGAGGATTTCCTTGTTGAGCCAGATTACGAGCTAGAAGAAAAAACAGTTCTTTTAACTGAAGCCAAGGCTGTTGGAAAGCTCGTATACGATGGAAATAATAACGAGGATGACTTTATCATAAACAAGGAAATTTTTAGGATTGGTTCATCAAGGAACAACGATGCTATTTTAAAGGCTCGTACAGTCAGCGGAAACCATGGGAAAATCACAAAGGAAGGTGATGATTTCTTTCTTGTGGACAACAACAGTTTAAATGGAACATTGTTAAACGGAAACATACTGTCTTATCGTATTCCGTATAAATTAAAACCTATGGATATAATCCAATTTGCATCGGAATCCTATGTGTTTATGTAA
- the secA gene encoding preprotein translocase subunit SecA, translating to MSIIDKVFGTHSQRELKRINPIVDKIESYREAMGALTDEELRHKTIEYKERLANGETLDDLLPEAYATVREAAKRALGMEHFRVQLIGGVILHQGRIAEMRTGEGKTLVSTLPAYLNALEGKGVHIVTVNDYLAKRDAEWMGEVHRFLGLTVGVVLNDMSKEERQAAYNCDITYITNNELGFDYLRDNMCVYEKDLVQRGLHYCIIDEVDSVLIDEARTPLIISGQSGKSTKLYELCDVLARQLQRGEDLPEFSKMDAIMGVERNETGDFIVDEKDKVVNLTAQGVAKVEQFFHIENLADPENLEIQHNIILALRAHNLMFKDQDYVVSDGQVMIVDSFTGRIMPGRRYSDGLHQAIEAKERVEVKRESMTLASITFQSFFNKYDKKAGMTGTALTEEQEFRDIYGMDVVEVPTNRPVQRIDHDDAVYKTKAEKYKAVVEEVKKAHEKGQPVLVGTIDIDISELVSKMLRREGIEHNVLNAKYHEKEAEIVAEAGKHGAVTIATNMAGRGTDIKLDEEARAAGGLKIIGTERHESRRIDNQLRGRSGRQGDVGESQFFISLEDDLMRLFGSDRLITMFNSLGVPEGEQIKHKMLSDAIEKAQKKIEENNFSARKNLLDYDQVMNEQRELIYKQRRRVLMGEDMHEQIISMIKDKVDECIEKTIPDDVETDLWELQELNHLLCPVIPVPVMTKLSLGNIKEKKQLKEKLTEIALDMYDKKEKEFEQPEQFREVERVILLRVIDRKWMEELDDMEQLRQGIRLQAYGNRNPVDEYKAASYDMLDAMNAAIINDTLTMLYRIRIEKKVEREEVAKVTGTNKDDTASSGPKVRKEKKIFPNDPCPCGSGLKYKQCCGRSK from the coding sequence ATGAGTATTATCGATAAGGTGTTTGGAACACACTCACAGCGCGAGTTAAAGCGCATCAATCCAATCGTAGATAAAATTGAATCATATAGAGAAGCTATGGGGGCTCTTACTGATGAAGAGCTTCGCCATAAGACAATAGAATACAAGGAGAGACTTGCTAACGGAGAGACACTTGATGACCTCCTCCCAGAGGCATACGCTACAGTTCGTGAAGCTGCTAAGCGTGCCCTTGGCATGGAGCACTTTAGAGTACAGCTCATCGGTGGTGTTATTTTGCATCAGGGGCGTATCGCAGAGATGCGTACTGGTGAAGGTAAGACTCTTGTTTCAACACTTCCAGCATACCTTAACGCACTTGAAGGCAAGGGCGTTCACATCGTTACTGTAAACGATTACCTTGCAAAGCGTGATGCTGAGTGGATGGGTGAGGTTCATCGTTTCCTCGGCCTTACAGTTGGTGTTGTTTTAAACGACATGTCAAAGGAAGAGCGTCAGGCAGCTTACAATTGTGATATCACATACATCACAAACAACGAGCTTGGTTTCGACTATCTTCGTGACAACATGTGTGTATACGAAAAAGATTTGGTTCAGCGTGGCCTTCACTACTGTATCATCGATGAGGTTGACTCAGTTCTTATCGATGAGGCACGTACACCGCTTATCATTTCAGGTCAGTCTGGAAAGTCTACAAAGCTTTATGAGCTTTGCGATGTTCTTGCTCGTCAGCTTCAGCGAGGCGAGGACCTTCCTGAGTTCTCAAAGATGGATGCCATCATGGGCGTTGAGCGTAACGAAACTGGTGACTTCATCGTAGACGAAAAGGACAAGGTAGTTAACCTTACAGCACAGGGTGTTGCAAAGGTTGAGCAGTTCTTCCACATCGAGAACCTTGCAGATCCAGAAAACCTTGAAATCCAGCACAACATCATCCTTGCACTTCGTGCTCACAATCTTATGTTTAAGGATCAGGATTATGTTGTTTCAGATGGTCAGGTTATGATCGTTGATTCATTCACAGGACGTATCATGCCAGGTCGTCGTTATTCAGATGGTTTACATCAGGCTATCGAAGCAAAGGAGCGTGTTGAGGTTAAGCGCGAGTCTATGACTCTTGCAAGCATCACATTCCAGAGCTTCTTCAATAAATATGACAAGAAGGCAGGTATGACAGGTACTGCTCTTACAGAGGAGCAGGAGTTCCGTGATATCTACGGAATGGACGTTGTAGAGGTTCCTACAAATCGTCCAGTACAGCGTATCGATCATGATGATGCTGTTTACAAGACAAAGGCTGAAAAGTACAAAGCAGTTGTTGAGGAAGTTAAAAAGGCTCACGAAAAGGGACAGCCAGTACTTGTTGGTACAATCGATATCGATATTTCAGAGCTCGTTTCAAAGATGCTTCGTCGCGAAGGAATCGAGCACAATGTATTAAATGCAAAGTATCATGAGAAGGAAGCTGAAATCGTAGCAGAAGCAGGTAAGCATGGCGCAGTTACAATCGCTACTAACATGGCTGGTCGTGGTACTGATATTAAGCTTGACGAGGAAGCTCGTGCTGCCGGTGGTCTTAAGATTATCGGTACAGAGCGTCACGAATCTCGTCGTATTGATAACCAGCTCCGTGGACGTTCAGGTCGTCAGGGAGACGTTGGTGAATCACAGTTCTTCATCTCACTTGAGGATGACCTTATGAGACTTTTCGGTTCAGATCGTCTCATCACAATGTTCAACTCTCTTGGTGTTCCAGAGGGTGAGCAGATTAAGCACAAGATGCTTTCTGATGCTATCGAAAAGGCTCAGAAGAAGATTGAGGAAAACAACTTCTCAGCTCGTAAGAACTTGCTTGATTACGATCAGGTTATGAATGAGCAGAGAGAGCTTATTTATAAGCAGCGTCGTCGTGTACTTATGGGCGAGGATATGCATGAGCAGATCATCAGCATGATTAAGGACAAGGTTGACGAATGTATCGAAAAGACAATTCCAGATGATGTTGAAACAGACCTTTGGGAGCTTCAGGAGCTTAACCACCTCCTTTGCCCAGTCATTCCAGTTCCTGTAATGACAAAGCTTTCTCTTGGCAACATCAAAGAGAAAAAGCAGCTCAAAGAAAAGCTTACAGAAATTGCACTTGATATGTACGATAAAAAGGAAAAAGAATTCGAGCAGCCAGAGCAGTTCCGTGAGGTTGAGCGAGTTATCCTTCTTAGAGTTATCGACCGTAAGTGGATGGAAGAGCTTGATGATATGGAACAGCTTCGTCAGGGTATCCGTCTTCAGGCTTATGGTAACCGTAATCCAGTTGATGAATACAAGGCAGCCAGCTACGATATGCTTGATGCAATGAATGCTGCAATCATCAATGATACACTTACAATGCTCTACAGAATCCGCATTGAAAAGAAGGTTGAGCGTGAGGAAGTAGCTAAGGTTACTGGTACAAACAAAGACGACACAGCATCTTCAGGACCAAAGGTTCGAAAGGAAAAGAAGATTTTCCCTAACGATCCATGTCCATGTGGTTCGGGATTGAAGTACAAACAGTGTTGCGGAAGAAGCAAATAA
- a CDS encoding class I SAM-dependent methyltransferase: protein MTDLEEYYNKFNEDKRLRSRHGIMEFTVTMKYVHKYLDMVAAETGKDKANIRILDIGAATGGYSIPLWEEGYDVTAVELVKHNLGMLKAKGTGVKAFQGNALKLKRFEDESFDLTLLFGPMYHLKTREEQLQALKEAKRVTKTGGYILVAYVMNEYAFLTYGIKEGHVLENIAEGKLDEAFHVRPGADDLYMFMRTEDIASLNEEVGLERMQIISPDGPANHMRREVNALSEEQFMQFINYQMAVCERADLLGASAHTVDILIK from the coding sequence ATGACAGATTTAGAAGAATACTATAACAAATTCAATGAGGATAAACGCCTGCGAAGCCGCCATGGAATTATGGAGTTTACTGTTACTATGAAATATGTCCACAAATATTTAGATATGGTTGCAGCAGAGACTGGAAAAGATAAAGCTAATATCCGGATTCTGGATATTGGAGCCGCCACAGGCGGCTACAGTATCCCTCTTTGGGAAGAGGGATACGATGTCACAGCAGTGGAATTGGTGAAGCACAACCTTGGTATGCTTAAAGCCAAGGGCACAGGTGTAAAGGCTTTCCAGGGAAATGCACTTAAGCTCAAAAGATTTGAGGATGAGTCTTTTGATTTGACACTGTTGTTTGGACCGATGTATCACCTAAAGACTAGAGAAGAGCAATTACAAGCTTTGAAAGAAGCAAAGCGTGTTACAAAGACTGGGGGATATATTCTTGTTGCGTATGTAATGAATGAGTATGCCTTCTTGACTTATGGAATTAAAGAGGGCCACGTCTTAGAGAATATTGCTGAGGGAAAGTTGGATGAAGCCTTCCACGTACGGCCGGGCGCTGATGATTTGTATATGTTTATGCGAACAGAAGATATAGCAAGTCTAAATGAGGAGGTTGGTTTAGAGCGAATGCAGATTATTTCTCCAGATGGACCTGCTAATCATATGAGAAGGGAAGTTAATGCATTATCAGAGGAACAGTTTATGCAGTTTATTAATTATCAAATGGCCGTCTGCGAGCGCGCCGACTTGCTCGGCGCCAGCGCCCACACTGTAGACATATTAATAAAGTAA
- a CDS encoding type II toxin-antitoxin system HicA family toxin, with protein sequence MPKKKELLEKLFRKPYPKNFTVRDLDALMSKCNCDKFQGGRGSSIGYIHIKTGRIVQFDGPHPGKELYKYQIDMIKKYINDIGEKE encoded by the coding sequence ATGCCAAAAAAGAAAGAGTTATTAGAAAAATTATTTAGAAAACCATATCCTAAAAACTTCACAGTTAGAGATTTAGATGCTCTTATGAGTAAATGCAATTGCGATAAATTTCAGGGAGGTAGAGGTTCAAGTATAGGATATATTCATATTAAAACAGGTAGAATAGTTCAATTTGATGGGCCACATCCAGGTAAGGAATTATATAAATATCAGATTGATATGATTAAAAAATATATAAATGATATTGGAGAAAAGGAGTAG
- a CDS encoding type II toxin-antitoxin system HicB family antitoxin: protein MKSDMMKYKGYRATVGYDSRDNIFIGKVFGIKDSLNFHGSSIEELENSFHDSIDNYLEICEKYGKVPEKEFSGTFNVRTSPEIHEKASVYAAENGCTLNQVVTMAMELFLRKKMMKI, encoded by the coding sequence ATGAAATCAGATATGATGAAATATAAAGGATATCGAGCAACAGTAGGCTATGATAGCCGCGACAATATATTTATTGGAAAGGTCTTTGGAATAAAAGATTCATTGAATTTTCATGGAAGCTCAATTGAAGAATTAGAGAATTCTTTTCATGATTCTATTGATAATTATTTGGAAATATGTGAAAAATATGGAAAGGTTCCAGAAAAAGAGTTTTCAGGAACATTCAATGTAAGAACATCACCAGAGATTCATGAAAAAGCTTCAGTGTATGCAGCAGAAAATGGATGTACTTTAAATCAAGTTGTCACAATGGCAATGGAATTATTCTTAAGAAAAAAGATGATGAAAATATAA
- a CDS encoding nitroreductase family protein, translating to MFFDDVKNRRSVRTFDGEGLTQEELKDLQAYSTSIVNPYNIPVEFVFLNKEDYDLSSPVLSGEKHYISAKVKKGENADVAYGYSFEELLMYAESKGIGSVWIGGTMPRDKFEAASNLQADEIMPCMSPIGYQADKMGVKEVLMRKGVKADTRFDFSDLFFKGDFNTPLTQDEAKERGILLALEAVRLAPSAVNKQPWRVVVTENGAHFYEKKDRGYDNGTYDLQKVDLGIAMYHFENQCREEGKQLTFKLADPGIAIPEKTEYIASYIF from the coding sequence ATGTTTTTTGATGATGTAAAGAATAGAAGAAGTGTTAGAACTTTTGATGGAGAGGGATTAACTCAAGAAGAATTAAAGGATTTACAGGCTTACTCTACAAGTATTGTAAATCCATACAATATCCCAGTTGAATTTGTGTTTTTAAATAAGGAAGATTATGACTTATCAAGCCCAGTTCTATCTGGTGAAAAGCATTATATTTCAGCAAAGGTCAAAAAAGGCGAAAATGCAGATGTTGCCTATGGCTATAGTTTTGAAGAATTATTAATGTATGCGGAAAGTAAAGGAATAGGTTCAGTTTGGATTGGTGGAACAATGCCAAGAGATAAATTTGAAGCTGCTTCAAATCTTCAGGCAGATGAAATTATGCCATGCATGAGCCCTATTGGATACCAGGCTGATAAAATGGGTGTTAAGGAAGTGCTTATGAGAAAAGGAGTAAAAGCCGACACCAGATTTGACTTCTCAGACCTATTCTTTAAAGGTGATTTCAACACCCCACTTACTCAGGATGAGGCAAAGGAACGTGGTATTCTTTTAGCCCTTGAAGCAGTTCGCCTTGCGCCATCAGCTGTTAATAAGCAACCATGGCGAGTAGTAGTAACTGAAAATGGTGCACACTTCTACGAAAAGAAGGATCGCGGCTACGACAATGGCACATATGATTTACAGAAAGTAGATTTAGGTATCGCAATGTATCACTTTGAAAATCAGTGTCGCGAAGAGGGAAAGCAGCTTACATTTAAGCTTGCAGATCCAGGAATTGCTATCCCAGAAAAAACTGAATATATTGCAAGCTATATTTTCTAA